One genomic segment of Pandoraea sputorum includes these proteins:
- a CDS encoding tautomerase family protein yields MPLAHISMRTGKTEAYRQAIFDSVYRAMRETFTVPEDDQFMALTEHDAANFRYGATYLDVARSDDLVLIQITANNTRTKEQKKALFRRIAELLSDSPGIRPEDVFVNLVEVEKENWSLGLGLSQYA; encoded by the coding sequence ATGCCACTCGCTCACATTTCAATGCGTACGGGAAAGACCGAGGCTTACAGACAGGCCATATTCGATAGCGTTTATCGCGCGATGCGGGAAACCTTCACCGTGCCCGAAGACGACCAGTTCATGGCGCTGACCGAGCACGACGCGGCGAACTTCCGCTACGGGGCGACTTACCTCGACGTCGCGCGAAGCGATGACCTCGTGCTCATTCAGATCACCGCAAACAACACCCGCACGAAGGAACAGAAGAAGGCGTTGTTCCGGCGGATTGCCGAATTGCTCAGCGATAGCCCCGGCATCCGCCCCGAGGACGTGTTCGTGAATCTCGTCGAAGTCGAGAAAGAAAACTGGTCGCTGGGGCTGGGACTCTCGCAGTACGCGTGA
- a CDS encoding TFIIB-type zinc ribbon-containing protein, with protein sequence MKCPVCGTPDLLMTERQGVEIDYCPKCRGVWLDRGELDKLIERTDEAPVASAQAIRDDRGGQGGQGGFGRGAYDAREHRASREYRHDDGLRDDDGRHRNTHHGHDDRRRHYDRSRKKKSLFEIFDFD encoded by the coding sequence ATGAAGTGTCCTGTATGCGGTACCCCGGATCTGTTGATGACGGAGCGTCAGGGGGTGGAGATCGATTACTGCCCGAAGTGTCGCGGCGTGTGGCTCGATCGCGGCGAGTTGGACAAGCTGATCGAGCGCACGGACGAGGCTCCCGTGGCGTCTGCACAGGCCATTCGGGACGACCGCGGCGGGCAGGGAGGGCAGGGCGGATTCGGACGCGGCGCATACGACGCGCGTGAGCATCGGGCGTCCCGCGAGTATCGCCATGACGATGGTCTGCGCGATGATGATGGCAGACACCGCAACACCCATCATGGTCATGACGACCGCCGCCGTCACTACGACCGTTCGCGCAAGAAAAAGTCGTTGTTCGAGATCTTCGACTTCGATTGA